ATACATTTCCTACAGTTGGCCAAAACCAAATGTCTATGTGGCTCAAAATTGTGGACCCATGCTGTGTAAATGAAAATTTGCCATTTTTATTGTGTTTAACATCTTACCATCTAACTAGAGTTTATTTTCAGACAAGGTAGATCGTCCAATCAGCACTGCCATTTACTTCTTGCTGCCAGCTGGGAGTGTCGCATGGCTCCATCGTATACCATGTGCAGAAACCTTTCATTTTTACCTGGGAGAACCTCTCACCGTAAGATGAGTTGTATTTTTCTCCTCAAGTGAATTTGGTGTTTCCTACTCACAATCCATGTAGATGGCTAATCTGTCCATATTATTCTCTTGCCGGAGAGTAATTTGAAGGCACCTCTTTCTGATAAGGACTTTCTTCTTGCAACTGATTCATAAGTTTTTAGAATATGGCTTATCAGAAAAGTGGTCCATCAATTCAAATGTAAGGTTGGTTGACCCATCCATTCAGATTGTgggtatgatttttttttcatttttggaacAACTCATTAAAGAAGTAGACTTGTTAATGTGAAGACAAGTTGTATTTTTCCGTAATTAACACATTGTTCCTCACCCACCCCCAATGCAACCTTTTCCTTCAGATATTGGAGCTTAGAGAAGATGGGGTGACTAAGATGACTGTACTGGGTCTTGACCTGGAAGTTGGTGAGCGACCACAGTACACAGTTCATCCCAATGTTTGGTTTGGTACATATCCAACGAAGGACATCTCTGTATCTCCAGATGGTAACTCATTTGTCAAAGCCCCAAGAAGGGATGCTGAGAACCACTACTCTCTTGTTGGAGTCACTTGTGCACCGGCATTTCAATTTGAGGACTCTGAATCAGCAAATTGTTTGGAACTTGTTACACGTTTTCCCGAAATGGAGTTCTTGATCTCTTACCTCACATCCTCTAACTGAAGATTGTCCGGATTGTAGTAGTTGTGGGAACCTAGTATTTTGTCATCTTCACCTCATCtccatatatatattgtatatgtATCCTTTGGTGGTCACCAGATACTGCTTGGCACTCAACAAC
The nucleotide sequence above comes from Telopea speciosissima isolate NSW1024214 ecotype Mountain lineage chromosome 3, Tspe_v1, whole genome shotgun sequence. Encoded proteins:
- the LOC122653516 gene encoding uncharacterized protein LOC122653516 — its product is MGSIKKASEIAALLNLLPHPDGGFYLETHRDSSITLPRSLLPSRYKVDRPISTAIYFLLPAGSVAWLHRIPCAETFHFYLGEPLTILELREDGVTKMTVLGLDLEVGERPQYTVHPNVWFGTYPTKDISVSPDGNSFVKAPRRDAENHYSLVGVTCAPAFQFEDSESANCLELVTRFPEMEFLISYLTSSN